One Scyliorhinus canicula chromosome 14, sScyCan1.1, whole genome shotgun sequence genomic region harbors:
- the dph3 gene encoding DPH3 homolog, whose amino-acid sequence MSVFHDEVEIEDFEYDEETESYYYPCPCGDKFIISKEDLENGEEVATCPSCSLIVKVIYDKDQFMSGEVVEMVTTDKLEKLKC is encoded by the exons ATGTCCGTGTTTCACGACGAGGTGGAAATCGAGGATTTTGAGTATGACGAGGAGACGGAAAGTTATTATTACCCGTGTCCGTGTGGGGACAAATTTATCATTAGCAAG GAAGATCTGGAAAATGGGGAAGAAGTTGCAACATGTCCAAGTTGTTCTTTGATAGTCAAAGTCATTTATGATAAA GATCAGTTCATGTCTGGAGAAGTAGTGGAGATGGTGACTACAGataaattggaaaaactgaaatgCTAA